Proteins found in one Miscanthus floridulus cultivar M001 chromosome 4, ASM1932011v1, whole genome shotgun sequence genomic segment:
- the LOC136549356 gene encoding succinate dehydrogenase [ubiquinone] flavoprotein subunit, mitochondrial-like gives MERYAPTAKDLASRDVVSRSMTMEIREGRGVGPLKDHIYLHLNHLPPEVLKERLPGISETAAIFAGVDVTKEPIPVLPTVHYNMGGIPTNYHGEVVDIKGDNPDAVVPGLMAAGEASCASVHGANRLGANSLLDIVVFGRACANRVADISKPGEKQKPLEKDAGEKTIAWLDKLRNANGSLPTSKIRLNMQRVMQNNAAVFRTQETLEEGCELISKTWESFHDVKLSDRSLIWNSDLIETLELENLLINACITMYSAEARKESRGAHAREDFTTRDDEKWMKHSLGYWENEKVRLAYRPVHMNTLDDEVESFPPKARVY, from the exons ATGGAACGATATGCTCCTACTGCAAAAGATCTTGCATCTCGTGATGTTGTTTCAAGATCAATGACAATGGAAATTAGGGAAGGACGTGGTGTAG GGCCATTGAAGGATCACATTTATTTGCATCTGAACCATCTGCCGCCTGAGGTTCTCAAGGAAAGGCTTCCTGGTATTTCTGAAACTGCTGCTATTTTTGCTGGTGTTGATGTCACCAAGGAGCCCATTCCAGTTTTGCCTACTGTGCACTACAATATGGGTGGTATCCCAACAAATTACCATGGGGAG GTAGTGGATATCAAGGGTGATAATCCAGATGCTGTTGTTCCTGGTCTAATGGCTGCTGGTGAAGCATCCTGTGCATCTGTCCATGGTGCAAATAGGCTAGGGGCAAATTCGCTTCTTGACATAGTTGTTTTTGGCAGAGCTTGTGCAAACAGGGTAGCAGATATTTCTAAACCAG GTGAGAAGCAGAAACCTCTGGAAAAAGATGCTGGAGAAAAGACCATAGCCTGGTTGGACAAGCTGAGGAATGCGAATGGGTCATTGCCAACTTCCAAGATCCGTCTCAACATGCAACGTGTTATGCAAAATAATGCTGCTGTGTTCCGTACACAAGAAACACTTGAAGAAG GTTGTGAACTGATTAGCAAAACATGGGAAAGTTTCCATGATGTGAAGCTCAGTGATCGGAGTCTCATTTG GAACTCTGACCTGATAGAGACCCTGGAGCTGGAAAATCTTTTGATAAACGCATGCATAACTATGTATTCGGCAGAGGCTCGGAAGGAAAGCAGAGGAGCTCATGCTCGTGAAGATTTCACG ACAAGAGATGACGAGAAGTGGATGAAGCACTCACTGGG ATACTGGGAAAACGAGAAGGTTCGATTGGCATACAGGCCGGTGCACATGAACACATTGGACGATGAAGTAGAGTCATTCCCGCCAAAAGCACGTGTCTATTGA